A region from the Benincasa hispida cultivar B227 chromosome 8, ASM972705v1, whole genome shotgun sequence genome encodes:
- the LOC120082456 gene encoding 26S proteasome non-ATPase regulatory subunit 6 homolog, with protein MEGQEGTQQPHLVLAHKLFLLTHPDVQDIEKVRLTEEVLASVKADDMAPLYETLTGNSLLDLDRSVLDSMRAKNEEELKKLDEKIADAEENLGESEVREAHLAKSLFYIRIGDKDKALEQLKVTESKTVAVGLKMDLVFHTLQLGFFYMDFDLISKSIDKAKNLFEEGGDWERKNRLKVYEGLYCMSTRNFKKAANLFLDSISTFTTYELFPYDTFIFYTVLTSIISLDRVSLKQKVVDAPEILTVIGKVPYLSDFLNSLYDCQYKSFFSAFAGLTEQIKLDRYLHPHFRYYMREVRTVVYSQFLESYKSVTIEAMAKAFGVSVEFIDLELSRFIAAGKLHCKIDKVAGVLETNRPDSKNALYQATIKQGDFLLNRIQKLSRVIDL; from the exons ATGGAAGGCCAAGAGGGAACTCAGCAGCCTCATCTCGTTCTTGCTCACAAGCTTTTCCTTCTAACTCATCCCGATGTTCAAGATATCGAGAAGGTCCGTCTCACAGAGGAAGTATTGGCCTCCGTTAAAGCAGATG ATATGGCTCCGTTATACGAAACCCTAACCGGCAATTCGCTGTTGGATTTGGATCGGAGCGTGTTGGACTCGATGCGTGCGAAGAATGAGGAGGAGTTGAAGAAGCTAGATGAGAA gaTTGCTGATGCTGAAGAAAACTTGGGTGAAAGTGAAGTTCGAGAAGCTCATTTGGCCAAATCACTTTTTTACATTCGTATTGGTGATAAG GACAAAGCACTGGAGCAACTCAAGGTAACTGAGAGCAAAACAGTTGCAGTTGGATTAAAGATGGATTTGGTTTTCCATACATTACAGcttggatttttctatatggATTTTGATCTGATCTCCAAAAGTATTGACAAAGCGAAAAA CTTGTTCGAAGAAGGTGGTGATTGGGAAAGAAAGAATCGTCTGAAGGTGTATGAAGGCTTGTACTGCATGTCCACTCGGAACTTTAAGAAAGCAGCCAACTTGTTTTTGGATTCCATCTCAACTTTCACCACCTATGAACTTTTTCCTTATGATACATTCATATTTTATACTGTTCTCACAAGCATTATATCATTGGACAGAGTGTCTCTAAAGCAAAAG GTAGTTGATGCTCCTGAAATATTGACGGTGATTGGAAAAGTCCCATATCTTTCtgactttttgaactctttgtATGACTgtcaatataaatcatttttctCAGCCTTTG CTGGTCTGACAGAGCAAATAAAATTAGACCGTTACTTGCATCCGCATTTCAGATATTACATGAGAGAGGTTAGAACTGTTGTTTATTCCCAGTTTTTGGAGTCCTATAAGAGTGTTACTATCGAAGCTATGGCAAAGGCATTTGGAGTATCTGTGGAATTTATTGATCT GGAATTATCTCGTTTCATTGCTGCGGGAAAACTTCATTGCAAGATTGATAAAGTAGCCGGTGTTCTTGAAACTAATCGCCCTGATTCAAAGAATGCTCTGTACCAAGCTACCATCAAGCAAGGAGACTTCTTGCTTAACCGTATCCAGAAGTTGTCTCGTGTAATTGATCTGTAA
- the LOC120083438 gene encoding uncharacterized protein slr0889-like, translated as MFPRFDFRDVQEKLSAQFRPWERSFQFWVRVADIYTGYKVLQLRVKFEKDVQKQEAMWESQHEHAAEKIYAMCSEMGGFFLKVAQVIGKPDLAPAAWVKRLVTLCDQAPATPFDVVQHVVEKELQRSLGDVFETFDPDPLGSASIAQVHRARLKGDRNDVVVKVQHPGTEDLMMTDIRNLQAFALYMQKTDIKFDLYSVTKEIEKQIGYEFDFEREASAIERIRHFLYTNNKKSPVLVPRVMKNIVTRRMLVMEYIDGIPIINLGDEIAKRGIDASGRIALAAKQKILSSLTLAYGQMILKSGFFHADPHPGNILICKGSEVALLDYGQVKDLPDKLRLGYAKLVLDIADGDTTGIAETFRELGIDTVSNCENAQEELFKLAQVMFDTRLPPGKVLMQPFAEDSSIKKVGVKSFPEELFSILRTIQILRGLSVGLGINYSCSEQWRPIAEEALLLSGRLEGRKINTTRKRGFLKRLISRSS; from the exons ATGTTCCCTCGTTTTGATTTTAGAGATGTTCAAGAGAAGCTCTCCGCTCAATTCAGACCTTGGGAACGTTCTTTTCAATTCTGGGTTCGTGTTGCAGATATCTACACTGGTTACAAG GTGCTTCAGCTACGGGTGAAATTTGAGAAGGATGTGCAGAAACAGGAGGCAATGTGGGAGAGTCAGCATGAACACGCAGCTGAGAAGATATATGCTATGTGCTCCGAAATGGGTGGTTTCTTCCTTAAG GTTGCTCAAGTTATTGGGAAGCCGGATTTGGCCCCTGCTGCATGGGTGAAGAGGCTTGTTACGCTGTGTGATCAAGCGCCAGCAACACCTTTTGATGTTGTTCAACATGTTGTGGAGAAAGAACTGCAAAGAAGTCTTGGTGATGTCTTTGAAACATTTGATCCTGACCCTCTTGGTTCGGCTTCGATTGCTCAG GTTCACAGAGCTAGGTTAAAGGGTGACAGGAATGATGTTGTGGTCAAG GTGCAACATCCGGGAACCGAGGATCTAATGATGACAGATATTCGTAATTTGCAAGCCTTTGCCTTATACATGCAAAAGACAGATATCAAATTCGATCTATATTCTGTAACTAAGGAAATAGAGAAACAG atTGGTTATGAATTTGACTTTGAGAGGGAGGCCAGTGCTATTGAAAGGATCCGACATTTTCTATATACCAACAACAAAAAGAGTCCGGTATTGGTGCCACGAGTGATGAAGAATATTGTTACCAG GAGGATGTTGGTGATGGAATATATTGATGGAATTCCAATCATCAATCTTGGTGATGAAATAGCAAAGAGAGGCATAGATGCTAGTGGCAGGATTGCTTTAGCAGCAAAGCA GAAAATTCTTAGTAGTTTGACACTGGCATATGGGCAAATGATTCTGAAGAGTGGTTTCTTTCATGCAGATCCTCATCCAGGAAATATATTGATCTGTAAAGGCTCCGAG GTAGCATTGCTTGATTACGGGCAAGTGAAGGATCTTCCTGACAAGTTGAGGCTTGGTTATGCTAAACTTGTTCTTGATATTGCAGATGGCGACACCACAGGAATAGCTGAAACCTTCag GGAGCTTGGAATAGATACAGTAAGCAATTGTGAAAATGCACAAGAAGAACTATTTAAGTTGGCACAGGTGATGTTTGATACAAGGTTACCCCCGGGAAAGGTGTTGATGCAACCTTTCGCAGAGGACTCTTCAATAAAGAAAGTTGGTGTTAAG TCGTTCCCAGAAGAACTCTTTTCCATACTCCGGACAATCCAAATCCTAAGAGGATTAAGTGTTGGTCTTGGGATCAATTACTCGTGCTCCGAACAATGGCGACCCATTGCAGAAGAAGCTTTGTTGCTTTCTGGTAGGCTAGAAG GTAGGAAAATCAATACAACCCGCAAACGTGGATTCTTAAAGAGATTGATTTCAAGATCAAGCTGA